Proteins encoded by one window of Branchiostoma floridae strain S238N-H82 chromosome 6, Bfl_VNyyK, whole genome shotgun sequence:
- the LOC118417576 gene encoding malignant fibrous histiocytoma-amplified sequence 1 homolog yields the protein MKPLHAAVIKGDQRRVSQLVQEGEDVDGRCECKLPDLKRAHEFTPLHCAAAVADLGVIDLLINAGAQVDSEDEVGCSPLHRAVWYNKFDVVQALLSKYGADKNKQNWEGYTPLHLAAKAGHLEILNLLLKTGVNLDVVDKVGMTATDHAKERHHLDVVKVLEEYGGKQGANAAGNVKAVRLTDRSLSRIPDDVLEKEKAEHLFLSRNRLVVLPSNFTRLGCLTKLYLDNNCLSAFPSELFALSELEELSLADNNIESLPEQISIFRKMETLLVFGNMLHSLPSSIGSLSLLKSFDVHRNHLKELPASFGQLQNLMNLYLSQNQFEEVPAIVLDVGDSLQVLEVAMNKLKHLPEAIDRLKVIKRIDAGENKIASVPKTMCNLSKLEWLSVMDNCIQELPDTFGQLASSLKYLSTTNNPLVQPPYEVCEQGIQAILKYQEELQRCRAVVQPKMKMVLLGSPFAGKTSLCHALMEERSRLTREEDRTHCMDVKLWQADKDLQLEVYDFGGHKVYDFVHQFFLSPLAMNVLTVNLEQYKPAEFEELVGKWAKALNAHTPGAVIRLVGTHVDRCSPKDVRWKCEDICDQLHRDKKKQDQIIQDQMKTIEDVISDSSVIEVGHPLHGVTRERMLKRYHKLRAMLESQPKLQWCVAQVSSADPLKGIEDLKKELVSLALNKDVFPALCRVLPETWVSLEQRMLAERKKPTLWLTMEEVETLGREVGLSADRLHPAIAYLHKRGVVLYFNDIPDLKNVVFQNPARLTDILKQLYHHNTDTMIRNISSLKVDHIQQRQLQEDLLRSGLMSIDTLHHLLKGMKQPPNNMDIVVKLLERFGICYPVPMSGAGSIARAYRVESSSMYQFTWLLSTEMPGDVHEKWFPVCPEKQDQLTILCVMRGFTPWGLYERFCAQIDPHIGNRLDWANGILASFGDFPLHVRREVSKENNASITMATRFPMDHVDKAWEDLLKVYGVLRSLLKEWPGLPYTFWIGCCHCLKKEDAQRGQAHYFPGDLLRQRRPLGIHSLRCRRCSASETVDIRLVYPPSVTDKQSGTDAGSVHSTKGGQATYINITGSSNVQVGTGNEIRVSETC from the exons ATGAAG CCCCTCCATGCTGCAGTTATTAAGGGTGACCAGCGCAGAGTGAGCCAGCTGGTACAGGAAGGGGAGGATGTGGACGGCAGGTGTGAGTGTAAGCTGCCTGATCTG AAAAGGGCCCACGAGTTCACACCCCTACACTGTGCTGCAGCGGTGGCCGACCTCGGGGTCATTGACCTACTGATCAATGCTGGAGCTCAAGTTGACAGTGAAGATGAG GTTGGGTGCAGTCCTCTCCACCGTGCTGTGTGGTACAACAAGTTTGACGTGGTTCAGGCTCTGCTGTCCAAATATGGTGCCGACAAGAACAAGCAAAACTGG GAAGGTTACACCCCTCTGCACCTGGCCGCTAAAGCAGGACACCTGGAGATTCTGAACCTCCTCCTAAAGACTGGAGTGAATCTGGATGTTGTTGACAAG GTGGGCATGACTGCTACTGACCATGCCAAAGAGAGACATCACCTGGACGTGGTGAAGGTGTTGGAGGAATATGGCGGTAAACAG GGTGCTAATGCAGCTGGAAATGTCAAGGCAGTCAGACTGACGGATCGCAGTCTCTCCCGCATTCCAGATGATGTTTTGGAGAAAGAAAAGGCTGAACACTTGTTTCTCAGCAGAAACAGGCTCGTGGTGCTTCCATCAAACTTTACAAGACTTGGTTGCCTGACAAAGCTTTATTTGGATAACAATTGTTTATCAGCATTTCCCTCAGAACTGTTTGCTTTGTCAGAGTTAGAAGAGTTGTCTTTAGCAGACAACAACATTGAAAGTCTCCCAGAGCAGATAAGTATATTTAGAAAGATGGAAACCTTGCTTGTATTTGGGAATATGTTACATTCATTGCCCAGTAGTATTGGCAGTCTGTCACTCCTGAAGTCATTTGATGTGCACAGAAACCATCTTAAGGAGTTGCCTGCAAGTTTTGGTCAGTTGCAAAACTTAATGAATCTCTACCTcagtcagaaccagtttgaagaAGTTCCAGCTATCGTCTTAGATGTTGGAGACAGCCTACAGGTACTAGAAGTGGCCATGAACAAGTTGAAACATCTTCCAGAAGCCATAGACAGATTAAAGGTAATCAAAAGGATTGATGCAGGGGAAAATAAGATTGCATCTGTGCCTAAAACAATGTGTAACCTATCAAAACTTGAGTGGCTGTCTGTAATGGACAACTGCATCCAGGAGCTTCCAGACACATTTGGTCAGCTAGCTTCGTCGCTCAAGTACCTCAGCACCACCAATAACCCCTTGGTGCAGCCGCCATACGAGGTTTGTGAACAGGGGATTCAAGCCATACTGAAGTATCAAGAGGAGCTGCAGAGGTGTCGGGCTGTTGTGCAGCCTAAGATGAAGATGGTCCTGCTGGGGAGTCCGTTTGCAGGAAAGACGAGCCTTTGCCATGCCCTGATGGAGGAGAGGTCCAGGTTAACCAGAGAAGAAGACAGGACTCACTGCATGGATGTGAAGCTGTGGCAAGCTGATAAAGACCTCCAGTTGGAGGTGTATGATTTCGGGGGCCACAAGGTGTATGACTTTGTACACCAATTCTTTCTGTCCCCGTTGGCCATGAATGTCCTGACAGTCAACTTGGAGCAGTACAAGCCAGCAGAGTTTGAAGAGTTGGTTGGGAAGTGGGCCAAGGCTCTGAATGCGCACACTCCGGGTGCAGTCATCCGCCTGGTCGGCACCCACGTTGACCGCTGCTCACCAAAGGACGTCAGGTGGAAATGTGAAGACATCTGTGACCAGCTTCACAGAGATAAGAAGAAGCAAGATCAGATCATCCAGGATCAGATGAAGACCATCGAAGATGTCATCAGTGATTCCAGCGTCATTGAGGTTGGTCACCCATTACATGGTGTCACCAGAGAACGAATGCTCAAACGGTATCACAAGCTCCGAGCTATGCTAGAAAGCCAGCCAAAGCTGCAGTGGTGCGTGGCACAGGTCAGCTCAGCCGACCCTCTCAAAGGGATTGAAGACCTCAAGAAAGAGCTGGTGTCTTTGGCCCTCAACAAGGATGTTTTCCCAGCTTTGTGTCGTGTTTTGCCAGAAACATGGGTAAGTCTGGAGCAGCGGATGTTGGCTGAAAGGAAGAAACCAACACTGTGGCTCACCATGGAAGAGGTGGAGACATTGGGACGGGAAGTGGGACTGAGTGCGGACCGACTTCATCCAGCCATCGCCTATCTCCACAAGAGAGGAGTTGTGTTGTACTTCAACGACATCCCAGACCTGAAGAACGTGGTGTTCCAGAACCCGGCCAGGCTGACAGACATCCTGAAGCAGCTGTACCACCACAACACCGACACGATGATCAGGAACATCAGCAGCCTGAAGGTGGACCACATCCAGCAGAGGCAGCTTCAGGAGGACCTGCTGCGATCTGGCCTGATGTCCATAGACACCCTGCACCATCTGCTGAAGGGGATGAAGCAGCCGCCGAACAACATGGACATCGTCGTGAAGCTTCTGGAGAGATTTGGCATCTGTTATCCAGTCCCGATGAGTGGAGCAGGCTCCATTGCCAGGGCTTACAGGGTGGAGAGTTCCAGCATGTATCAGTTCACCTGGCTTCTCTCTACTGAGATGCCTGGTGATGTCCATGAGAAGTGGTTCCCTGTGTGTCCAGAGAAGCAGGACCAACTGACCATCCTCTGTGTGATGAGAGGGTTCACACCATGGGGCCTGTATGAAAGGTTCTGTGCACAGATAGATCCACACATCGGGAACCGTCTGGACTGGGCAAACGGAATACTTGCCTCGTTTGGTGACTTCCCCCTACATGTGAGACGTGAAGTCAGCAAAGAGAACAACGCAAGCATCACGATGGCGACTAGGTTTCCGATGGACCACGTGGACAAAGCATGGGAGGACCTCTTGAAGGTGTATGGAGTGCTCCGAAGCCTGCTGAAAGAGTGGCCAGGTCTTCCCTACACTTTCTGGATCGGCTGCTGCCACTGCCTGAAGAAAGAAGATGCACAACGCGGGCAGGCCCACTACTTTCCGGGTGATTTGTTGAGGCAAAGGCGTCCCCTTGGGATCCATAGTCTGAGATGCCGAAGATGTAGTGCTTCTGAGACAGTAGATATACGCCTTGTGTACCCTCCATCTGTAACAGATAAACAGTCAGGTACTGATGCTGGGTCAGTCCATAGCACCAAGGGAGGTCAGGCAACATACATCAACATCACAGGTTCTTCCAATGTACAGGTGGGAACGGGGAATGAAATCAGAGTGTCCGAAACATGCTAA